One genomic region from Armatimonadota bacterium encodes:
- a CDS encoding DUF4838 domain-containing protein, with amino-acid sequence MRLPALLIGVATLSITNQAGHAASLTLVDGGVPAATIVTAERPTVPARLAVEELQTHVKLITGAELPVVTDTTPVRGTRILVGESAATRKLGLTSDSFEPQEYVVQFAPDTLVLMGRDSDEPARGNVSVFGRPVPAEGMFGRALSFDGGSAIGVENCAFNDQEGSMEAWVFLPEELDPRIGTILRLDSPGPWTYHILQREPNSRRISYFTYDGHGGTAVRTGELSPGWHHLLATHSVANDRLELFVDGTSAGSAKYLVTCCEGSMLQIGATGLTGNMGNPFTGRIDAVRVTRAVITPEESGFKARPAAGPKTATLLHFDEESGVPVDSGGRLGPAPLPDFHDDQATCYAVYDFLERFCGVRWFSPTDFGTIYTPRKTLTVTGESMRRSPVFKMRTGTMMNPGNYDPSITTFWQSGTPEFADFEATAYPRLLERAPTEGTFRAAKNRQTRLFLHRMRVGGERNYCNHSLYGYYDRFWRDGEKKSSLFVEKRPEYFAKGYNGEPPQMCYTDEGFLEQLAKDARDYYDGKVTGAQLGIFWNPIPPNMFPVEPMDNAAFCKCEACQRWVSQREAASIFFSNGRDSDYFFNFINGVARKLRETHPDKWIITLAYMSHAAPPEKVALEPNVAVQYCFACNRLNYDRPSYEHELEYLAQWGAESKRRPMYLWLYYTFPWEVAVNGKFHCFPGYFAHTIGEQFKLFHEYGYRGIFHCGYGQEIEAYLTYKLMDDPTLDVDTLLDEYFTGMYGPASESMKRIYLEIEQVYGDPKSYPPSIAEGRIEGHHHQTEEIAWGWLGTQERMDRWQGYLDQAKTLASTGDEAARIAIFEKGIWNYMLAGRRRYSAREQYRNVPPPRGEAPRVSPANGDPSAVDWAQAGEFSPFRQNTGEPTSRKVSGQAAHDGEWLYLRLTEEGDLRGLQDSPHIYDGDDWEIFVSTSRGGAKYYQVGVNPSGVWDSGQYEVPRKGEPWKTALRINSTVTEAKDRWTVLVAVPLREIVPDGFSAGASIFMNVFRGGPQEALAWSPTTQHDFHRPDRLGEMVLK; translated from the coding sequence ATGAGACTCCCCGCTTTGCTCATCGGCGTTGCGACTCTGAGTATTACCAACCAGGCTGGACACGCCGCAAGCCTGACGCTGGTGGATGGCGGCGTTCCCGCCGCTACAATCGTGACTGCGGAGCGCCCAACCGTGCCCGCACGCCTCGCCGTCGAAGAACTCCAGACCCACGTAAAGCTCATCACCGGCGCGGAACTGCCTGTGGTGACGGACACCACTCCCGTTCGGGGTACCCGCATTCTCGTGGGCGAGAGCGCGGCGACCCGCAAACTGGGCCTGACCTCGGACAGCTTCGAGCCCCAGGAATACGTGGTCCAGTTCGCGCCCGACACCCTCGTCCTGATGGGCCGCGACAGCGACGAACCCGCGCGGGGAAATGTGTCGGTCTTTGGCAGGCCGGTTCCCGCCGAAGGCATGTTCGGCCGCGCTCTCAGCTTCGACGGCGGCTCCGCGATTGGGGTAGAGAACTGCGCCTTCAATGACCAGGAAGGCTCCATGGAAGCGTGGGTGTTCTTGCCGGAGGAGCTTGATCCCCGCATTGGGACCATCCTGCGCCTGGACAGCCCGGGCCCGTGGACTTACCACATCCTCCAGCGCGAACCGAACTCGCGGCGCATAAGCTACTTCACCTACGATGGGCATGGCGGAACCGCAGTGCGAACCGGTGAACTCTCCCCTGGCTGGCATCACCTGCTGGCAACCCACAGCGTCGCCAATGACCGGCTCGAGCTGTTCGTGGACGGAACCAGCGCCGGTTCGGCCAAGTACCTCGTAACCTGCTGCGAGGGATCCATGCTCCAGATCGGTGCGACCGGACTCACGGGGAACATGGGTAACCCCTTCACGGGGCGGATCGACGCTGTGCGGGTGACCCGAGCGGTCATCACTCCCGAAGAGAGCGGCTTCAAGGCGCGTCCGGCGGCAGGCCCGAAGACCGCGACACTGCTGCACTTCGATGAGGAGTCCGGTGTCCCCGTGGACTCGGGCGGCAGACTCGGGCCTGCGCCGCTTCCGGATTTCCACGACGATCAGGCCACCTGCTATGCGGTCTATGACTTTCTGGAACGCTTCTGTGGAGTGCGCTGGTTCAGTCCCACGGATTTCGGGACGATCTACACTCCCCGGAAGACGCTGACCGTGACCGGCGAGAGCATGCGGCGCTCCCCGGTTTTCAAGATGCGCACCGGCACCATGATGAACCCGGGCAACTACGACCCTTCCATTACCACCTTCTGGCAGTCCGGCACTCCGGAGTTCGCGGATTTCGAAGCCACCGCTTACCCCCGCCTGCTTGAGCGGGCGCCCACCGAGGGCACCTTCCGGGCGGCCAAGAATCGGCAGACTAGGCTGTTCCTGCACCGTATGCGGGTCGGCGGCGAGCGCAATTACTGCAACCACTCGCTCTATGGCTACTATGACCGGTTCTGGCGCGATGGCGAGAAAAAGTCGTCGCTGTTCGTGGAGAAGCGCCCGGAGTACTTCGCCAAGGGCTACAACGGCGAGCCGCCGCAGATGTGCTACACCGACGAGGGGTTCCTGGAGCAGCTCGCCAAGGACGCGCGAGACTACTACGACGGCAAGGTCACCGGGGCGCAGCTGGGCATTTTCTGGAACCCCATCCCGCCCAACATGTTCCCCGTCGAACCCATGGACAACGCGGCCTTCTGCAAGTGCGAGGCATGCCAGAGATGGGTCAGCCAGCGCGAGGCGGCGTCGATCTTCTTCTCCAATGGCCGCGACAGCGACTACTTCTTCAACTTCATCAACGGGGTGGCACGCAAGCTGCGCGAGACACATCCGGACAAGTGGATCATCACCCTGGCTTACATGTCCCATGCCGCGCCACCCGAGAAGGTGGCGCTTGAGCCGAATGTTGCTGTCCAGTACTGCTTCGCATGCAATCGCCTGAACTACGACAGGCCGTCCTATGAACACGAGCTCGAATACCTGGCCCAGTGGGGCGCGGAGAGCAAGCGCCGACCCATGTACCTGTGGCTATATTATACATTCCCCTGGGAAGTGGCGGTGAACGGAAAGTTCCATTGCTTCCCCGGCTACTTCGCGCACACAATCGGCGAGCAATTCAAGCTCTTCCATGAGTACGGCTACCGGGGCATCTTCCACTGCGGTTACGGCCAGGAGATCGAGGCGTACCTGACCTACAAACTCATGGACGACCCCACGCTGGATGTGGATACACTCCTAGACGAGTACTTCACGGGCATGTATGGCCCCGCATCCGAATCAATGAAACGCATCTACCTGGAGATCGAGCAGGTCTACGGCGATCCGAAGAGCTACCCGCCGTCCATCGCCGAGGGCCGCATCGAGGGCCATCATCACCAGACCGAAGAGATTGCCTGGGGTTGGCTGGGCACCCAGGAGCGCATGGATCGCTGGCAAGGGTATCTCGACCAGGCGAAAACCCTCGCCTCCACGGGCGATGAGGCAGCGCGGATCGCAATTTTCGAAAAGGGTATCTGGAACTACATGCTGGCCGGACGGCGCAGGTACTCAGCCCGCGAGCAGTACCGCAACGTCCCGCCGCCGCGTGGCGAGGCGCCCAGGGTCAGCCCGGCCAATGGCGACCCGTCTGCAGTGGACTGGGCGCAGGCGGGAGAATTCTCTCCATTCCGACAGAACACCGGTGAACCCACATCACGCAAGGTATCTGGACAGGCGGCCCATGACGGTGAGTGGCTGTACCTGCGTCTCACCGAGGAGGGCGACCTCAGAGGGCTGCAGGATTCGCCGCACATCTATGATGGAGATGACTGGGAGATCTTTGTTTCCACGAGCAGGGGCGGGGCGAAATACTACCAGGTGGGCGTGAACCCATCAGGCGTCTGGGACAGCGGCCAGTATGAAGTCCCCCGAAAAGGCGAACCGTGGAAGACCGCCCTGCGGATCAACAGCACCGTCACCGAGGCGAAGGACCGCTGGACCGTGCTGGTCGCGGTGCCGCTCCGGGAGATCGTTCCAGACGGTTTCTCCGCAGGGGCCAGCATCTTCATGAACGTGTTTCGCGGCGGTCCGCAGGAGGCCCTGGCCTGGAGCCCCACCACCCAGCACGATTTCCACAGGCCCGACCGCCTGGGCGAGATGGTGCTGAAGTAG
- a CDS encoding DUF2961 domain-containing protein → MERLIPLVLVALCGALPALAGPQVTVAGLLREMVDMERLASAPEPSVSSDQWSSYDRASVAPDRDGWFANGDAGQFIRTEQHAGRTEFVMAEMDGPGAILRLWSANPDGAGTVRIYIDDLETPALEEDFLKLTSAGLACFPAPFSGRRALGANLYFPMPYQSRCKVTSSKPGFYYHVGYRTYPEGTEVEPFSMSLLPQVRPVMAEVGRTLAHPANRFTTDGARRTDGRVTILPSEEAILADLTGPAAIVRMEVRVDAPRDSLFEAMREPVLCAQFDDDTEPSVWAPLGDFFGSSPGLNAYESLPVGMRKDGVCYSNWYMPFARQGRVWVRNDWSQPLTLRFKIWAKSADFDPGRDLYFRAKWRNEWLPADPQFVDWRMLDATGPGRFVGVMLAVTNTHQTWWGEGDEKVWVDDDTFPSFFGTGSEDYFGYAWCNTTLFEHAYHNQSICTGPGNFGYTAVARFHILDDIPFRERIRFDIEKWAAADREYACTTYWYSAAGARDFFVPVPVEDRRIRPLPEPFRVKGAVEGESLQALRCTGGKVQVQGMNMDFSNGSHLWWTNAKVGDVLEVNIPVAKAGRYSVTLGLTKSWDYGIHQIMIDGKDVGEPVDLYTPPPFKPFKLELGEFEASADGLRVGLRCVGTNPQAAPVNYMAGIDYVLLTPLD, encoded by the coding sequence ATGGAACGACTGATTCCGCTGGTTCTGGTCGCATTGTGTGGGGCTCTGCCGGCGCTGGCCGGCCCGCAGGTTACAGTGGCCGGTCTGCTGCGCGAGATGGTGGACATGGAGCGTCTCGCCTCCGCGCCGGAGCCGAGCGTAAGCAGCGACCAGTGGTCCAGCTACGACCGGGCGAGCGTGGCGCCGGACAGGGACGGCTGGTTCGCGAACGGAGACGCGGGGCAGTTCATCCGTACTGAACAGCACGCAGGCCGCACCGAGTTCGTGATGGCCGAGATGGACGGTCCGGGCGCGATCCTGCGCCTGTGGTCCGCGAACCCCGATGGAGCGGGCACGGTGCGGATCTACATCGACGACCTGGAGACCCCGGCGCTGGAGGAGGATTTCCTGAAGCTCACCTCCGCCGGGCTCGCGTGCTTCCCGGCGCCCTTCAGCGGACGTCGGGCATTGGGTGCGAACCTCTACTTCCCAATGCCCTACCAGAGCAGGTGCAAGGTCACCTCCAGCAAGCCCGGGTTCTATTACCACGTGGGCTACCGGACATACCCGGAAGGCACCGAGGTGGAGCCTTTCTCGATGAGCCTGCTGCCGCAGGTGCGCCCGGTAATGGCGGAAGTGGGGCGCACCCTCGCGCATCCGGCTAACCGGTTCACAACGGACGGCGCCAGGCGTACGGACGGCCGGGTCACCATCCTTCCCAGTGAGGAGGCGATCCTTGCCGACCTGACCGGCCCGGCCGCCATCGTGCGCATGGAAGTGCGCGTGGATGCACCCAGGGACTCCCTGTTCGAGGCCATGCGAGAGCCGGTTCTCTGCGCGCAGTTCGACGATGATACCGAGCCTTCGGTCTGGGCGCCGCTGGGCGACTTCTTCGGCTCCTCGCCGGGTTTGAATGCCTATGAAAGCCTGCCCGTGGGAATGCGCAAGGACGGGGTCTGCTACAGCAACTGGTACATGCCCTTCGCGAGACAGGGCCGGGTCTGGGTCCGCAATGACTGGTCTCAACCGCTGACGCTGCGGTTCAAGATCTGGGCAAAGAGCGCGGATTTCGACCCGGGAAGGGACCTCTACTTCCGGGCGAAGTGGCGCAACGAATGGCTGCCCGCCGACCCGCAGTTCGTGGACTGGCGGATGCTCGACGCCACCGGGCCGGGGCGCTTCGTGGGCGTGATGCTCGCGGTCACCAACACCCACCAGACCTGGTGGGGCGAGGGTGACGAGAAGGTCTGGGTGGACGACGACACATTCCCCAGCTTCTTCGGCACCGGCAGCGAGGACTACTTCGGATATGCGTGGTGCAACACCACACTGTTCGAGCACGCCTACCACAACCAGAGCATCTGCACCGGGCCGGGCAATTTCGGTTACACGGCGGTAGCGCGCTTCCACATTCTGGACGACATCCCGTTTCGGGAGCGAATACGGTTCGACATCGAGAAGTGGGCCGCGGCGGATCGCGAGTATGCCTGCACGACCTACTGGTACTCGGCGGCGGGGGCCAGGGACTTCTTCGTGCCCGTGCCCGTCGAGGACCGGCGCATTCGACCGCTGCCCGAACCCTTCCGGGTGAAAGGCGCAGTGGAGGGCGAGTCACTCCAGGCCCTGCGATGCACCGGCGGCAAGGTCCAGGTGCAGGGCATGAACATGGACTTCAGCAACGGAAGCCACCTGTGGTGGACCAACGCCAAAGTCGGTGACGTTCTCGAAGTGAACATTCCCGTTGCGAAGGCGGGCCGCTACTCCGTGACGCTGGGGCTCACGAAGTCCTGGGACTACGGCATCCACCAGATCATGATCGACGGCAAGGACGTGGGTGAACCAGTGGACCTGTATACCCCGCCGCCGTTCAAGCCTTTCAAGCTCGAACTGGGCGAGTTCGAAGCGAGCGCGGACGGCCTGCGCGTGGGCTTGCGCTGCGTGGGCACCAATCCGCAGGCCGCCCCGGTGAACTATATGGCGGGCATCGACTACGTCCTGCTGACGCCGCTGGACTAG
- a CDS encoding methyltransferase domain-containing protein, producing MDRVTREWDEAMARWIDPYETSASAMIRLSTRPPVTLIEKRVGSLAGRRVIELGCGGGSLGLACAIRGANATLFDNSAPVLESAKLNVERARPHIPAGVEVRLEQGDLLERDFGHAFDVCLSDGLIEHWFEAAERATVLEKHLNATASGGLVAVCIPNNAHPWMDRWERLGWPWTAEDCPLREAKITPEELADELSAVGLTDVLVQGYMVWDTLCKWPKSRATGLLVKGLKATLGYDRIGPIALSEEYKRRYGTWLLGTGFAR from the coding sequence ATGGACAGAGTCACGCGCGAATGGGACGAAGCGATGGCCCGATGGATCGATCCCTACGAGACCTCGGCTTCGGCGATGATCCGGCTCTCTACCCGTCCCCCGGTCACGCTTATCGAGAAGCGGGTGGGATCGCTCGCCGGCAGGAGGGTGATCGAGCTGGGTTGCGGTGGTGGAAGCCTGGGGCTTGCCTGCGCGATCCGTGGCGCGAATGCGACTTTGTTCGATAACTCCGCGCCCGTCCTGGAATCAGCGAAGCTCAATGTTGAACGCGCGAGGCCGCACATTCCCGCTGGAGTTGAAGTGCGGCTTGAGCAGGGCGACTTGCTGGAGCGAGATTTCGGGCATGCCTTCGATGTGTGCCTGTCGGACGGCCTGATCGAGCACTGGTTTGAAGCGGCTGAGCGCGCGACGGTGCTGGAGAAGCACTTGAACGCCACTGCTTCGGGTGGGCTTGTTGCGGTGTGTATCCCGAACAATGCGCACCCGTGGATGGATCGCTGGGAGCGCCTGGGGTGGCCCTGGACGGCGGAAGACTGCCCCCTGCGCGAAGCGAAGATCACGCCGGAGGAACTGGCGGATGAGCTTTCGGCAGTGGGGCTGACGGACGTGCTGGTGCAGGGCTACATGGTCTGGGATACCCTCTGCAAGTGGCCCAAGAGCCGGGCCACGGGGCTGCTGGTCAAGGGTCTGAAAGCGACCCTCGGATACGACCGCATTGGGCCGATTGCGCTGTCAGAGGAGTACAAGCGGCGATATGGTACGTGGCTTCTGGGGACGGGCTTCGCCCGGTGA
- a CDS encoding right-handed parallel beta-helix repeat-containing protein translates to MSVATMICLILLPACAALAAPDFYVAPGGDDTNPGTQANPFATIQRARDAVRELDKVGRQEPIVVEIAGGTYELAAPVEFTAADSGSESCPVEYRARKGEEVRIVGGRVVSGWRPVRDPATLKRLPAVARGKVFQADLGALGITDLQGINGARVYQSDPGLELFFRDKPMTLSRYPNEGYMHMAEVLNSDGAPAGANANTPEGRFICNDPRPGRWVDEKGIWLHGFWVWDWADERIPLVSIDPAGNTLSLGPKEGRSFNLRRGQWFYAENVMPELDSPGEWYLDRDTAILYFWPPAPLSSGKAMVSVVRDLFRLNDASNITFRGLLVEAGRGSAFMVRGGENVRVIACTIRNMGNWAVKVYGGFRHGVVGCDVYGNGQGGIHLEGGDRKTLVPAGHYAENNHVHHTARWDPVYQQAITVFGVGNRATHNLIDNVPHIAIGFTGNDQTIEYNEIHSSVYQSNDAGAIYTSPPDETWSMRGHKIRFNYLHNIHGFMGKGCLGVYLDDCFSSADISSNIFYDVATAILIGGGRDNIMTNNMFIKCNRAFSIDARGLGWAKGVGVFATQELHDLNYTQPPWSIKYPELLGILEDEPLAPKGNVMARNICWGGPWGWTEPKAEPWVKFEDNLIDVDPLFVEEPPASFRLKRESPARRLGFRPIPYHRIGLYESEDRASWPVVSPLRKDPNPQPPPKPKPPRKPGPAPVFKIPRTSTPPVIDGKLAPGEWFGLDRKAGMVIQEGVYGEKVPVPTRAWLAWDDEALYVGLENFVNKSIPMVREDNWGGSDAVELAISNPQLGAQAPIIVLRGFTNGVFVSSEEAGAPTEVAKKAAQNIQYAATVIDAGRWVAEMRVPFASLGFTPNPDVRYPFNLSVRKQGDDPWVLWRGTGNCTWYLPQAGFVMFVR, encoded by the coding sequence ATGAGCGTCGCAACTATGATCTGTCTCATCCTGCTGCCGGCTTGCGCTGCGCTGGCCGCGCCTGACTTCTACGTTGCGCCCGGGGGGGATGATACGAACCCGGGTACGCAGGCGAACCCGTTTGCAACGATTCAGCGTGCCCGGGATGCCGTGCGGGAGCTTGACAAGGTCGGGCGGCAGGAGCCGATTGTAGTGGAGATCGCCGGCGGCACGTACGAACTCGCGGCACCGGTGGAGTTCACCGCCGCCGATTCCGGCAGCGAGTCCTGCCCCGTTGAGTACCGGGCGCGCAAGGGCGAAGAAGTGCGGATCGTGGGCGGCCGCGTGGTGAGTGGTTGGCGGCCGGTGCGTGATCCTGCGACACTCAAACGCTTGCCCGCGGTGGCCCGGGGGAAGGTGTTTCAGGCGGACCTCGGCGCCCTGGGCATAACTGATCTTCAGGGCATCAATGGGGCGAGGGTCTACCAGTCGGACCCGGGCCTGGAACTGTTCTTCCGCGACAAGCCGATGACCCTCTCGCGTTACCCGAACGAGGGGTACATGCACATGGCCGAGGTGCTCAACTCCGATGGAGCGCCGGCGGGAGCCAATGCCAACACTCCAGAGGGCCGATTCATCTGCAACGACCCACGGCCTGGCCGGTGGGTGGACGAGAAGGGCATTTGGCTCCACGGGTTCTGGGTTTGGGACTGGGCCGACGAGCGCATTCCACTGGTCTCCATTGACCCGGCCGGCAATACGCTGAGCCTGGGGCCGAAAGAGGGCCGCAGCTTCAACCTGAGGCGCGGCCAGTGGTTCTACGCGGAGAATGTGATGCCGGAACTGGACAGCCCCGGCGAGTGGTACCTGGACCGCGACACCGCGATCCTCTACTTCTGGCCGCCTGCGCCGCTCTCATCGGGCAAAGCGATGGTGTCGGTCGTGCGCGACTTGTTCAGGCTCAACGATGCCTCCAACATCACCTTCCGGGGCCTGCTGGTGGAGGCCGGTCGCGGGAGCGCTTTCATGGTGCGCGGCGGGGAGAACGTGCGGGTGATCGCCTGCACCATTAGAAACATGGGCAACTGGGCGGTCAAGGTCTACGGGGGGTTCCGGCATGGTGTGGTGGGCTGCGATGTGTACGGAAACGGGCAGGGCGGCATCCATCTCGAAGGCGGAGACCGCAAGACGCTCGTGCCGGCGGGGCATTACGCCGAAAACAACCACGTCCACCACACCGCGCGTTGGGACCCGGTCTACCAGCAGGCGATCACGGTCTTCGGCGTGGGCAACCGCGCGACCCACAACCTGATCGACAACGTGCCGCATATAGCCATCGGCTTCACCGGCAACGATCAGACCATCGAGTACAACGAGATCCACAGTTCGGTGTACCAGTCCAACGATGCAGGCGCCATCTACACGTCGCCGCCGGATGAGACCTGGTCCATGCGCGGTCACAAGATCCGGTTCAACTATCTGCATAACATCCACGGGTTCATGGGCAAGGGGTGTCTCGGGGTATACCTGGACGACTGCTTCTCGTCCGCCGACATCTCGAGCAATATCTTCTACGACGTTGCGACCGCGATCCTCATCGGCGGCGGCCGCGACAATATCATGACCAACAATATGTTTATCAAGTGCAACCGGGCCTTCAGCATCGACGCCCGGGGGCTGGGTTGGGCCAAGGGCGTCGGCGTGTTCGCGACACAGGAGCTACACGACCTCAACTACACTCAGCCACCGTGGTCGATCAAGTATCCGGAACTGCTGGGCATCCTCGAGGACGAGCCCCTCGCTCCAAAAGGCAACGTGATGGCGCGCAATATCTGCTGGGGCGGACCGTGGGGATGGACGGAGCCGAAAGCCGAACCGTGGGTGAAGTTCGAGGACAACCTGATCGATGTCGACCCGCTCTTCGTGGAAGAGCCTCCAGCAAGCTTCCGGCTCAAGCGCGAGTCACCTGCGCGCCGACTGGGGTTCCGTCCCATCCCGTACCACAGAATCGGGCTGTACGAAAGCGAAGACCGGGCCTCCTGGCCGGTGGTGTCACCACTGCGCAAGGACCCGAACCCGCAGCCCCCACCCAAGCCAAAGCCTCCACGCAAGCCGGGGCCGGCGCCGGTGTTCAAAATCCCGCGGACCAGCACGCCTCCGGTGATCGATGGCAAGCTGGCGCCCGGCGAATGGTTCGGCCTCGATAGGAAAGCCGGGATGGTCATCCAGGAGGGTGTGTATGGGGAGAAGGTTCCGGTGCCGACCAGGGCCTGGCTGGCGTGGGATGACGAAGCGCTGTATGTTGGCCTCGAGAACTTCGTGAATAAGTCCATTCCCATGGTTCGCGAGGACAACTGGGGCGGCAGTGACGCGGTGGAATTGGCTATCAGCAACCCACAACTGGGTGCGCAAGCACCTATTATTGTCTTGCGCGGCTTCACCAACGGGGTCTTCGTCTCAAGCGAGGAGGCCGGCGCGCCCACGGAAGTGGCAAAGAAGGCTGCCCAGAATATTCAGTACGCGGCGACGGTCATTGATGCGGGGCGCTGGGTGGCGGAAATGCGGGTGCCCTTTGCGTCCCTGGGCTTCACGCCGAACCCCGATGTGCGGTACCCATTCAATTTGTCAGTCCGCAAACAGGGCGACGACCCCTGGGTGCTCTGGCGCGGCACGGGCAACTGCACCTGGTATCTTCCTCAAGCGGGCTTCGTGATGTTCGTCCGCTGA
- a CDS encoding DUF4091 domain-containing protein, protein MWQAFVVVALIAASLVWAQPAVWVASPWEHVLKSSDPGTVSEVTLEAGANEYEAFRIIVRAGEQPLPDVNLTASDLTGPAGTIPASRITLFREHYLNVFEPSLRSTAPAGWYPDALIPFLDPETGQDIQGAKYDATPYTIEAATNQGYWADLFVPKGTAPGEYRGSVTVTSAGKTVAQIPVILAVWPFELPDTIAMQSSFGSLGSRIAKKNNLDPNSPEFAEVEDLYIDAFLAHRAVPGSLGNIWPKVLDDGTVDDSQTGERLRMMVEDKHVNALRLPFSWSEGPEKCKLRLRALAGYLREKGWLDLAYVYMRDEPNDAEEYEIVRQQGALIREADPGIKRMCTEQTITSNPDWGDLYGAVDIWCPLWGLWDEKTARERQELGETLWSYTALCQRNAPFWQVDFAPVHFRAPFWVSWRYGIKGFLYWSSVYWDAYEDVWNKPHFRDKYWGEGMLVYPGLEAGIRGPVPSIRLKLVREALEDFEIMTLAANRGRKAEVDAIVDSQVRSFQDWNQDPQGYVSARRELAALLK, encoded by the coding sequence ATGTGGCAAGCCTTCGTGGTAGTTGCGCTGATTGCTGCCAGTCTCGTCTGGGCACAGCCGGCAGTGTGGGTGGCTTCGCCGTGGGAGCACGTGCTGAAATCCTCGGACCCCGGCACCGTCTCTGAGGTGACCCTCGAGGCCGGGGCCAATGAGTACGAAGCCTTCCGGATCATCGTCCGGGCGGGTGAACAGCCCCTTCCCGACGTGAATCTCACCGCATCAGACCTGACGGGCCCGGCAGGCACAATCCCTGCGAGCCGTATCACTCTTTTCCGCGAGCACTATCTCAATGTCTTCGAGCCCAGCCTGCGATCAACCGCCCCTGCGGGCTGGTACCCTGACGCCCTGATCCCCTTCCTGGACCCGGAGACGGGCCAGGACATCCAGGGCGCGAAGTATGACGCCACTCCATACACTATTGAAGCCGCCACGAACCAGGGCTACTGGGCGGATCTGTTCGTGCCGAAAGGAACCGCGCCCGGGGAGTACCGGGGCAGCGTCACGGTCACCTCGGCCGGGAAGACGGTGGCTCAGATCCCGGTCATTCTTGCCGTCTGGCCCTTCGAGCTCCCAGACACTATCGCGATGCAGTCCAGCTTCGGCAGCCTGGGTAGCCGCATTGCGAAGAAGAACAATCTCGACCCCAACTCCCCCGAGTTCGCCGAGGTCGAGGACCTCTACATCGACGCGTTTCTCGCGCACCGCGCGGTTCCGGGCAGTCTGGGCAATATCTGGCCGAAGGTGCTGGATGACGGAACAGTGGATGATTCTCAGACCGGCGAGCGCCTGCGGATGATGGTGGAAGACAAGCATGTGAACGCTCTGCGCCTGCCATTCAGCTGGAGTGAGGGTCCCGAGAAGTGCAAGCTGCGTCTGCGTGCGCTGGCCGGATACCTGCGCGAGAAGGGCTGGCTGGACCTCGCTTACGTGTACATGCGGGACGAACCCAATGACGCCGAAGAGTACGAGATCGTGCGGCAGCAGGGCGCTCTCATCCGGGAAGCCGACCCGGGGATCAAGCGTATGTGTACCGAGCAAACCATCACTTCCAACCCCGATTGGGGAGACCTGTACGGCGCGGTGGACATCTGGTGCCCGCTCTGGGGCCTTTGGGACGAGAAGACTGCGCGGGAGCGCCAGGAACTCGGCGAGACCCTCTGGAGCTATACCGCCCTTTGCCAGCGCAATGCCCCCTTCTGGCAGGTGGACTTCGCTCCCGTGCACTTTCGCGCGCCGTTCTGGGTAAGCTGGCGCTACGGTATCAAGGGCTTCCTGTACTGGTCCAGCGTGTACTGGGATGCGTACGAGGATGTCTGGAACAAGCCCCATTTCCGGGACAAGTATTGGGGAGAGGGCATGTTGGTCTACCCCGGACTTGAGGCAGGCATTCGAGGGCCGGTGCCGTCCATTCGCCTCAAGTTGGTGCGCGAGGCACTTGAGGACTTCGAGATAATGACCCTCGCCGCCAATAGGGGGAGAAAGGCGGAGGTCGACGCCATCGTTGACTCTCAGGTGCGGTCCTTCCAGGACTGGAACCAGGACCCGCAAGGGTATGTCTCAGCGCGGCGGGAGCTTGCGGCGTTGCTCAAGTAG